From the genome of Candidatus Rhodoluna planktonica:
AAGCAGTGCCGGCACAGTCGCCAACCACAGCACCCAACTGCGATTGATTAGCCCCAAAACGACCAGTATCAAGACAATTGCCCAAAGGCTCAATGTGGCGGTCAAGCCGATGCGCGCCAGCCGTTTGTTGCCAGCAACCAATTGAACTGAGCCAGGAATGACCAAATTGAGTACGACCAACCACCATGCGCGGCGATGCATTTGTTCGGCACTTGCGCGATCGGTAGCACGAAATGGCCCGGTAGCGCGAACAGCTGCTTGACCGGGCCTAATAGAACCGCGGTTTAAATTTGTGATTTCAGTTTCTCGTTCTTGCTGGCAACTTGATCTTTCAAGTCTTGTGAATAACCTTCAAGTGCGGCAGCGAGTTTTGCATCAAAAGCACCCAAGATTCGCGCTGCCAAAATGGCTGCATTTTTTGCGCCACCGATTGAAACAGTGGCAACTGGGATACCGGCAGGCATCTGCACAATGGAAAGCAGCGAATCCATACCGTCGAGCTTTGATAACGGCACCGGAACACCAACCACCGGCAAAGT
Proteins encoded in this window:
- the purE gene encoding 5-(carboxyamino)imidazole ribonucleotide mutase, with product MSNPVVAVVMGSDSDWVVMSEAANFLKEFGIEFEVEVLSAHRTPERMIEWGKAAAGRGIKVIIAGAGGAAHLPGMLASVTTLPVVGVPVPLSKLDGMDSLLSIVQMPAGIPVATVSIGGAKNAAILAARILGAFDAKLAAALEGYSQDLKDQVASKNEKLKSQI